Proteins from one Microcaecilia unicolor chromosome 2, aMicUni1.1, whole genome shotgun sequence genomic window:
- the LOC115461463 gene encoding uncharacterized protein LOC115461463 isoform X2 has translation MVIQKHKLQNEEQKITANNNKLSHLEAGYRNYGSDVHEEGVGNCVDKCDTAINGLVSNSLCYQVLNYDSKQMKETGNDAHLTPFSESVVPGDFETRTLSHYNSSGRGSVPEVDASVDLASEEPESIQNESSVSTEENNSLTESAILEMPNATIVVQNGILNDYCQAGYSNRRDSEQDMEFPVWKCHTLYLSLDNNGVLDRYEGRNQNELSDVYFKEGLYPGGQWVEPVMVDEGVAEDFSSEELNGMDIEDADVAEALAALEAATAGEDEDEEY, from the coding sequence ATGGTAATTCAGAAACATAAACTTCAGAATGAAGAGCAGAAGATAACTGCAAATAATAACAAACTCAGCCACTTAGAAGCTGGTTACAGAAACTATGGAAGTGATGTCCATGAAGAAGGTGTTGGAAATTGTGTTGACAAATGTGATACAGCTATTAACGGACTTGTTTCTAATTCTTTGTGCTACCAAGTTCTGAATTATGACTCAAAACAAATGAAAGAAACTGGCAATGATGCACATCTCACCCCATTTTCTGAATCGGTTGTTCCAGGGGACTTTGAAACGAGGACATTGTCTCACTACAATTCCTCTGGCAGAGGAAGTGTCCCAGAAGTAGATGCCAGTGTGGATTTGGCCTCTGAAGAACCCGAAAGCATCCAAAATGAAAGCTCTGTGTCCACCGAAGAAAACAATTCTCTCACAGAAAGTGCAATACTCGAAATGCCAAATGCCACCATAGTTGTACAAAATGGCATTCTAAATGATTATTGTCAAGCTGGTTACTCCAATAGAAGAGATTCTGAGCAGGACATGGAATTTCCAGTATGGAAATGTCATACTTTATACCTTTCTTTGGATAACAATGGAGTACTTGATCGCTATGAAGGAAGAAATCAAAATGAACTTTCAGATGTTTATTTCAAAGAGGGCCTGTACCCTGGTGGCCAGTGGGTGGAGCCTGTGATGGTGGATGAAGGCgtggcagaagattttagcagcGAGGAATTGAATGGGATGGATATTGAGGATGCAGATGTGGCAGAGGCTCTTGCAGCCCTGGAAGCTGCAACAGCAGGAGAAGATGAGGATGAGGAGTATTAA
- the LOC115461463 gene encoding uncharacterized protein LOC115461463 isoform X1, producing MGCKCCRMIQRFIFNAPEALNPNISSNNDSETDEEKADTDGEMVIQKHKLQNEEQKITANNNKLSHLEAGYRNYGSDVHEEGVGNCVDKCDTAINGLVSNSLCYQVLNYDSKQMKETGNDAHLTPFSESVVPGDFETRTLSHYNSSGRGSVPEVDASVDLASEEPESIQNESSVSTEENNSLTESAILEMPNATIVVQNGILNDYCQAGYSNRRDSEQDMEFPVWKCHTLYLSLDNNGVLDRYEGRNQNELSDVYFKEGLYPGGQWVEPVMVDEGVAEDFSSEELNGMDIEDADVAEALAALEAATAGEDEDEEY from the coding sequence ttttatttttaatgcacCAGAAGCACTGAATCCCAACATTTCCAGTAACAATGATTCAGAGACTGACGAAGAAAAAGCGGACACAGACGGTGAAATGGTAATTCAGAAACATAAACTTCAGAATGAAGAGCAGAAGATAACTGCAAATAATAACAAACTCAGCCACTTAGAAGCTGGTTACAGAAACTATGGAAGTGATGTCCATGAAGAAGGTGTTGGAAATTGTGTTGACAAATGTGATACAGCTATTAACGGACTTGTTTCTAATTCTTTGTGCTACCAAGTTCTGAATTATGACTCAAAACAAATGAAAGAAACTGGCAATGATGCACATCTCACCCCATTTTCTGAATCGGTTGTTCCAGGGGACTTTGAAACGAGGACATTGTCTCACTACAATTCCTCTGGCAGAGGAAGTGTCCCAGAAGTAGATGCCAGTGTGGATTTGGCCTCTGAAGAACCCGAAAGCATCCAAAATGAAAGCTCTGTGTCCACCGAAGAAAACAATTCTCTCACAGAAAGTGCAATACTCGAAATGCCAAATGCCACCATAGTTGTACAAAATGGCATTCTAAATGATTATTGTCAAGCTGGTTACTCCAATAGAAGAGATTCTGAGCAGGACATGGAATTTCCAGTATGGAAATGTCATACTTTATACCTTTCTTTGGATAACAATGGAGTACTTGATCGCTATGAAGGAAGAAATCAAAATGAACTTTCAGATGTTTATTTCAAAGAGGGCCTGTACCCTGGTGGCCAGTGGGTGGAGCCTGTGATGGTGGATGAAGGCgtggcagaagattttagcagcGAGGAATTGAATGGGATGGATATTGAGGATGCAGATGTGGCAGAGGCTCTTGCAGCCCTGGAAGCTGCAACAGCAGGAGAAGATGAGGATGAGGAGTATTAA